One genomic segment of Polyangiaceae bacterium includes these proteins:
- a CDS encoding ABC transporter ATP-binding protein, whose product MTLSLSFEKVGKRYDQTVVLDGVDFKTQPGEFVVLVGPSGCGKSTLLRMVAGLETISEGVIRAGDRVLNEVAPQDRGVGMVFQSYALYPHMTVRENLAFPLYVKKAPADEQARAVRDVSEILGLGALLERYPKQLSGGQRQRVAIGRCLVRKPEIYCFDEPLSNLDAALRAQIRVELKALQRTLGKSTLYVTHDQVEAMTLADRIVVLNRGIVQQVGSPKALYTRPANRFVAQFIGTPSMSLIRGSVQGGQFRSGVLQVPLPMPDGDVVVGARVEDVVVTSEADGLPTGSDPVRDFEAQVAAVEPVGETGYLHLDVDGIDLEGDDTRGAATAGDLGERKAARRYLVASIPGHAAFQYEAGQRVRVRLRAERCHAFDASSGRAIELGGVEEDG is encoded by the coding sequence ATGACTCTGAGCCTTTCCTTCGAAAAGGTCGGCAAGCGTTACGACCAGACTGTCGTGCTCGACGGTGTGGACTTCAAGACACAGCCTGGCGAATTCGTCGTACTCGTGGGACCCTCCGGCTGTGGCAAGTCGACGCTGCTGCGCATGGTGGCGGGGCTGGAGACGATCAGCGAAGGTGTGATTCGCGCCGGCGATCGGGTGCTCAATGAGGTCGCACCCCAAGATCGGGGCGTGGGCATGGTGTTCCAGAGCTACGCGCTCTACCCCCACATGACGGTGCGCGAGAACTTGGCGTTTCCCCTGTACGTCAAGAAGGCGCCGGCCGACGAGCAGGCGCGCGCGGTCCGAGACGTTTCGGAGATCTTGGGCCTGGGCGCGCTCTTGGAGCGCTACCCGAAGCAGTTGTCGGGCGGACAGCGCCAACGCGTGGCAATTGGGCGTTGCCTGGTGCGCAAGCCGGAAATCTACTGCTTCGACGAGCCCCTCTCCAACCTGGACGCTGCCTTGCGCGCGCAGATCCGTGTAGAGCTGAAAGCGCTGCAGCGAACCCTGGGAAAGTCGACCCTGTACGTCACCCACGACCAGGTGGAAGCGATGACCCTGGCGGACCGAATCGTGGTTCTCAATCGCGGCATCGTGCAGCAGGTCGGATCGCCCAAGGCGCTGTATACCCGGCCCGCGAATCGCTTCGTGGCGCAGTTCATCGGCACGCCTTCGATGAGTCTGATCCGCGGGAGCGTGCAGGGCGGGCAGTTCCGTAGCGGCGTGCTGCAGGTGCCGCTGCCAATGCCGGATGGAGACGTGGTGGTCGGCGCGAGGGTCGAGGACGTGGTCGTGACGAGCGAGGCCGATGGGTTGCCGACCGGTTCAGATCCCGTCCGTGACTTCGAGGCGCAAGTCGCGGCCGTGGAGCCCGTTGGGGAGACCGGCTACTTGCACCTCGACGTGGACGGCATCGACTTGGAAGGGGATGACACCCGAGGCGCCGCGACGGCGGGCGACCTAGGCGAGCGCAAAGCTGCGCGCCGCTACTTGGTGGCGAGCATTCCAGGCCACGCGGCTTTTCAGTACGAAGCAGGTCAACGGGTGCGGGTGAGGCTGCGCGCCGAGCGTTGTCACGCCTTCGACGCATCTAGCGGACGAGCGATCGAGCTTGGTGGCGTCGAGGAGGACGGTTGA
- a CDS encoding GAF domain-containing protein gives MQLAQNTLLAPPKRPPPLWYVSNGELTVGPVRSNLLVRGVWHERIPDDCWIREARWADWRPLSEVREVSAVRRAKRAGFDAPRLVRPALTPDRFHTKFRHAQDASEVLLLLLAESMERTHATFGMIHRCREAYGTPVISYARGPGMCELLGQAIPDGDPSLAVARTGNLVHGPPQHGFVERSIALRIGVPRLLAGVAMVPIATERHLLAVMELGRRDHTFRDQDARMLAFLAGAAVRRLRRAC, from the coding sequence ATGCAGCTTGCTCAGAACACCCTGCTAGCGCCTCCAAAACGTCCTCCCCCGCTCTGGTATGTGTCCAACGGGGAGCTGACCGTGGGCCCGGTGCGGTCCAACCTGCTCGTCCGCGGCGTGTGGCACGAGCGCATTCCCGACGACTGTTGGATCCGGGAGGCGCGCTGGGCGGATTGGCGGCCACTGTCTGAAGTCCGTGAGGTATCTGCCGTGCGCCGCGCCAAGCGGGCCGGCTTCGATGCGCCCAGATTGGTGCGCCCTGCGCTGACGCCGGACCGATTCCACACGAAGTTCAGACACGCCCAGGACGCGAGCGAAGTGCTGCTGCTGCTCCTCGCGGAGTCGATGGAGCGCACCCATGCGACCTTCGGCATGATCCATCGCTGTCGCGAGGCCTACGGCACGCCGGTGATCTCCTATGCACGCGGCCCTGGCATGTGCGAACTGCTGGGACAGGCCATTCCGGACGGCGATCCATCCCTGGCCGTCGCGCGGACGGGCAATTTGGTACACGGACCTCCGCAACACGGCTTCGTCGAACGGTCGATTGCCCTTCGCATCGGCGTGCCCCGGCTGCTGGCGGGGGTGGCGATGGTTCCGATCGCGACGGAGCGGCATTTGCTCGCGGTGATGGAGCTCGGCCGCCGCGACCATACGTTTCGCGACCAAGATGCACGAATGCTCGCATTCCTTGCGGGGGCTGCCGTGCGGCGTCTGCGGCGAGCTTGCTGA
- a CDS encoding MATE family efflux transporter, with the protein MRTDSSDTSESIAKPVEVVRQLFALTWPAVMTSLLQTLVFLVDRILLGRYSQDALASMQVQGPLVWSLFSVLSGAIVGVVPLVARYIGARERERARDIVVAGLSLAALLGLGLALSVSISLRGIVALLGPSSQSVRLLSEQYLSVVVWALPPMFVATSAAMCLSAAGNTRTPFIVGLASNGLNLVVSFVLIFGIDTGAGRVLALGVRGAAIGSALALGLEAVLLVHALRIQLRIPLNVLATGIHRLRRASASILRISIPAVGERVAIHVGFLAYVAVINALGPVVMASNQALVTLESICFMTADGFGIAAAAMVGQSLGRKDAPAARLSGRLASLLAVVALTGFGLMLWIAGPWLLQVFTPSGVDGSALLGEASRALPLLFLSQPFMALAVVLSQALRGAGDTRSPLVAALVSGLLLRVGLAWYWGLVKDQGILAIWGASLVDWCFRALWLGAVFLRGRWQRIVLP; encoded by the coding sequence ATGCGAACAGACTCTTCGGACACGAGCGAGAGCATAGCAAAGCCCGTGGAAGTCGTGCGTCAGTTGTTCGCACTCACCTGGCCCGCCGTGATGACGAGCCTGCTGCAGACACTCGTCTTCTTGGTCGATCGCATTCTGTTGGGCCGCTACAGCCAGGACGCGCTGGCGAGCATGCAAGTGCAGGGGCCGTTGGTCTGGTCCCTGTTCAGCGTGCTGTCCGGCGCCATCGTCGGGGTGGTTCCCTTGGTTGCGCGCTACATCGGTGCTCGCGAGCGCGAGCGCGCACGCGACATCGTGGTGGCCGGACTATCGCTGGCAGCGCTGCTGGGACTGGGTCTCGCGCTCAGCGTGTCGATTTCCCTGCGCGGCATCGTCGCTCTCTTGGGGCCAAGCTCGCAGTCGGTTCGCCTGCTCTCGGAGCAGTACCTGTCTGTCGTGGTGTGGGCGCTGCCTCCCATGTTCGTCGCCACGTCAGCGGCCATGTGCCTCAGCGCGGCGGGCAACACGCGTACTCCCTTCATCGTGGGATTGGCTTCGAATGGGCTGAACCTAGTGGTGAGCTTCGTGCTGATTTTCGGCATCGATACCGGCGCAGGGCGGGTGCTGGCGTTGGGCGTGCGCGGCGCCGCAATTGGCTCAGCCCTGGCGCTCGGCCTGGAAGCGGTGCTCTTGGTCCATGCGCTCCGCATCCAACTGCGCATCCCGTTGAACGTGCTGGCGACCGGAATCCATCGACTACGTCGGGCAAGTGCCAGCATCTTGCGCATCAGCATCCCCGCCGTCGGTGAGCGCGTTGCGATTCACGTGGGCTTTCTGGCCTACGTGGCGGTGATCAACGCGCTGGGGCCTGTGGTGATGGCGAGCAACCAGGCCCTGGTCACCCTCGAGTCGATTTGCTTCATGACCGCCGATGGCTTCGGGATTGCGGCCGCGGCGATGGTGGGTCAGTCGCTCGGTCGCAAAGATGCGCCGGCCGCCAGGCTCTCCGGCAGACTGGCTTCGCTTTTGGCCGTCGTGGCGCTCACCGGGTTTGGGTTGATGCTGTGGATCGCAGGACCCTGGCTGCTGCAGGTATTCACGCCCAGCGGAGTCGACGGCAGTGCGCTCTTGGGCGAGGCATCGCGAGCCTTGCCGCTGCTCTTCCTTTCGCAACCCTTCATGGCCCTTGCCGTCGTGCTCAGTCAGGCGCTCCGGGGCGCAGGCGACACTCGCAGTCCGCTCGTTGCCGCGCTGGTTTCAGGTCTACTGCTGCGCGTGGGGCTGGCCTGGTACTGGGGATTGGTCAAAGACCAAGGGATCCTAGCGATCTGGGGCGCCAGCCTGGTGGACTGGTGTTTTCGCGCGTTGTGGTTGGGGGCGGTGTTTCTGCGGGGACGCTGGCAACGCATCGTCCTGCCCTAG
- a CDS encoding RNA-binding S4 domain-containing protein → MSEESVRIDKWLSAARIYKSRTHATDACVGGHVKINGSSVRASHGVRVGDRVEAVAPRGQVVLDVKKLWEKRLSPPLARELYEDFSPPPPPREERPVLRPRGTGRPTKAEARALRRLRGR, encoded by the coding sequence GTGTCCGAAGAGTCTGTTCGCATCGACAAGTGGCTTTCTGCCGCCCGCATCTACAAGTCCCGCACTCATGCCACGGACGCGTGCGTGGGGGGGCACGTGAAGATCAACGGCAGCTCCGTGCGTGCCAGCCACGGGGTCCGCGTCGGCGACCGGGTGGAGGCAGTCGCACCGCGGGGCCAGGTCGTGCTCGACGTGAAAAAGCTCTGGGAAAAGCGCCTCTCCCCGCCCCTGGCGCGAGAACTGTACGAAGATTTCTCGCCGCCGCCACCACCCCGGGAAGAGCGCCCGGTACTGCGGCCGCGTGGGACCGGACGCCCCACGAAGGCGGAAGCGCGTGCCCTGCGTCGACTACGGGGACGCTGA
- the dusB gene encoding tRNA dihydrouridine synthase DusB — MAPDYVSELNRDVPPAGDGEFVPLQLGSIRVWPPVVLAPMAGVTNYPFRAMCRQFGAGLYVSEMITARPLVEGREKTLKLSDFGADESPRSLQLYGVDPYYVGEAVKRLVGEGRVDHIDMNFGCPVRKVTRKGGGAAIPVKPRLLANIVAAAVKHAGEVPVTIKFRKGIHDRLLTFMQTGRVAEQEGCAAVGLHARTAAQLYDGVADWSAIGELKAALSIPVLGNGDIWEAGDALRMMRQTHCDGVIVGRGCLGRPWLFRELAAVFAGQAPPDPPRLGEVVDTMLQHAQRLAEWFGEASAMRQFRRHATWYTKGFRGSAALRQRLMQVTTLDQLRHALAELPREQPFPVSAMRVARGKGAGTQQVSLPDGYLDDLEDATPPEADAEDISNGG, encoded by the coding sequence ATGGCCCCCGACTACGTCAGCGAACTGAACCGCGACGTGCCGCCTGCCGGTGACGGCGAGTTCGTTCCCCTGCAGCTAGGCTCGATTCGCGTGTGGCCACCCGTGGTGTTGGCTCCCATGGCGGGCGTCACCAACTACCCGTTCCGGGCGATGTGTCGTCAGTTCGGCGCGGGCCTTTACGTCAGCGAGATGATCACGGCTCGGCCCTTGGTCGAGGGCCGGGAGAAGACCCTGAAGCTTTCGGACTTCGGAGCGGACGAGTCGCCCCGCTCACTGCAACTCTACGGCGTGGATCCCTACTATGTCGGCGAGGCAGTGAAGCGGCTGGTGGGTGAGGGGCGCGTCGACCACATCGACATGAATTTCGGTTGTCCGGTGCGCAAGGTCACGCGCAAGGGCGGGGGCGCGGCAATTCCGGTCAAGCCGAGGCTGCTTGCAAATATCGTTGCTGCGGCGGTCAAGCACGCCGGCGAGGTTCCCGTCACCATCAAGTTTCGCAAGGGCATCCACGATCGACTGCTCACTTTCATGCAGACCGGTCGGGTCGCCGAGCAGGAGGGCTGTGCAGCGGTGGGTCTGCATGCGCGCACTGCCGCGCAGCTCTACGATGGAGTTGCGGACTGGTCCGCCATCGGCGAGCTCAAGGCGGCACTGTCGATTCCCGTGCTGGGGAACGGTGACATCTGGGAGGCGGGGGATGCTTTGCGCATGATGCGACAAACCCACTGCGATGGCGTCATCGTGGGCCGAGGCTGCCTCGGCCGCCCCTGGCTGTTTCGAGAATTGGCAGCGGTGTTCGCGGGCCAAGCGCCGCCGGACCCGCCGCGCTTGGGAGAAGTGGTGGACACCATGCTGCAGCACGCGCAGCGGCTGGCCGAGTGGTTTGGCGAGGCTTCCGCGATGCGTCAGTTCCGACGTCACGCAACGTGGTACACCAAGGGCTTTCGGGGCAGCGCTGCGCTCCGACAGCGCTTGATGCAAGTGACCACGCTGGACCAGTTGCGCCACGCCTTGGCGGAACTGCCCAGGGAGCAACCCTTTCCCGTTTCCGCGATGCGCGTGGCGCGCGGCAAAGGTGCGGGCACGCAGCAGGTGTCCCTGCCTGACGGCTACTTGGACGATCTCGAAGACGCCACACCGCCCGAAGCGGACGCCGAGGACATCTCCAACGGCGGCTAG
- a CDS encoding ATP-binding protein, protein MSEARETLKVAFIGTHGVGKTTLCYGLAARLKARDVVLDVVHEVARRCPLPINESTSVAAQSWILHTQIAEELVAAARHPVVVCDRSALDNYVYLLLAKGHQEDLDHLVQHWMRTYTLLIFVPVVTAPSADGVRATDPAFQLAVQSRLLSELEGRRLDVCRLDPARREQWIEDSADLVWQRLESPQLSLL, encoded by the coding sequence ATGAGCGAGGCACGCGAAACACTGAAGGTTGCGTTCATCGGCACCCACGGGGTGGGCAAGACGACGCTGTGCTACGGACTGGCGGCTCGCCTGAAGGCCAGGGACGTCGTGCTCGACGTGGTGCATGAAGTGGCGCGACGCTGTCCGCTACCCATCAACGAATCCACCAGTGTGGCGGCGCAATCGTGGATTCTTCACACCCAGATCGCTGAGGAACTCGTGGCCGCTGCGCGCCACCCGGTCGTGGTTTGTGACCGCAGCGCTCTCGACAACTACGTGTACCTGCTGTTGGCGAAAGGGCACCAAGAGGACTTGGATCACCTGGTGCAGCATTGGATGCGCACGTACACCTTGCTCATCTTCGTGCCGGTCGTGACGGCGCCGAGTGCCGACGGGGTTCGAGCCACGGATCCAGCGTTCCAGCTGGCCGTACAGAGTCGGTTGCTTTCCGAGTTGGAGGGACGGCGACTCGACGTGTGCCGACTCGACCCAGCGCGACGCGAGCAATGGATCGAGGACAGCGCGGATCTGGTATGGCAGCGGCTGGAATCGCCGCAGCTCAGTCTGCTGTGA
- a CDS encoding M14 family metallopeptidase, whose translation MASVDPLESLHLGFRRRYLDYDTLTQQLRGWAERFPELVRLRSLGQTPQGRELWQVTLGREPERIRPAVWIDGNMHASELCGSSVALSIAERVLRLLLMPESCALPRPLRETLSDVVFHVLPRMSPDGAEAVLQTGRWVRSVPRDPRQSGGPARWVASDLDGDGRALLMRVVDPTGEWSSHPSNPSVLVPRRLEDDGPFYKLYPEGLIEDFDGRSVPDAHFLSDNWPDLNRNFPWSWAPEPAQTGAGDYPGSEVESRAVIEATTALPNLFFWLNFHSFGGVFIRPLGDAPDKQLPDFDRAVFREIGEWCTELTGYPMVSGFEEFTYEEDKALRGDLSDYAYHQRGCIAYVCELWDLFKRLGIPRPRRFCDYYTAMGRDELLALAEWDAAHNGARVFPGWTPFEHPQLGRVEIGGYDPRIGVWNPPEEELEGMCRVQADAALRVAALAPRPVLELHASRLSSGLHRVRATVENHGYLPTYVLEAGRQLGIGAPLRAEIVVGSGLQLYGAPRVELGHLDGWGRGVGSRDMVFHVPRSRGSTARASAEWTVSGSGIVEVKVHSPRLGEYTKRVELGPE comes from the coding sequence ATGGCCTCCGTGGATCCGCTGGAGTCACTGCACTTGGGTTTTCGTCGTCGCTATCTCGACTACGACACCCTCACCCAGCAGCTTCGGGGATGGGCCGAGCGCTTTCCCGAACTGGTTCGCCTGCGGTCCCTGGGGCAGACCCCACAAGGCCGCGAGTTGTGGCAAGTGACCCTCGGTCGCGAGCCGGAGCGCATCCGCCCTGCCGTCTGGATTGATGGCAACATGCACGCTAGCGAGCTTTGCGGCTCGAGCGTGGCGCTGAGCATTGCGGAACGAGTCTTGCGCCTGTTGCTGATGCCAGAGAGTTGCGCGCTCCCTCGCCCCTTGCGCGAGACCCTGTCCGACGTCGTCTTTCACGTTCTGCCGCGAATGTCGCCGGATGGTGCGGAGGCGGTTCTGCAAACCGGGCGCTGGGTTCGGTCGGTCCCGCGAGATCCGCGCCAGAGTGGCGGCCCGGCACGTTGGGTCGCATCGGATCTCGACGGCGACGGGCGCGCGCTTCTGATGCGCGTCGTGGACCCAACGGGGGAGTGGAGCTCGCACCCGTCCAACCCGAGCGTGCTCGTGCCGCGCCGGCTGGAAGACGACGGCCCTTTCTACAAGCTCTATCCGGAGGGACTGATCGAAGACTTCGACGGGCGAAGCGTTCCCGACGCCCACTTTCTCTCTGACAATTGGCCGGATTTGAACCGTAACTTCCCTTGGTCCTGGGCGCCCGAACCAGCGCAAACGGGGGCCGGGGACTATCCGGGAAGTGAAGTCGAGTCCCGCGCAGTGATAGAGGCTACGACGGCCCTTCCCAACTTGTTCTTCTGGTTGAACTTCCACTCCTTTGGCGGCGTGTTCATTCGACCCTTGGGTGACGCGCCGGACAAGCAGCTGCCCGACTTCGATCGCGCTGTGTTCCGTGAGATCGGTGAGTGGTGCACGGAACTCACCGGGTATCCGATGGTGAGCGGCTTCGAGGAGTTCACCTACGAAGAGGACAAGGCGCTTCGCGGCGACCTCAGCGACTATGCCTATCACCAGCGCGGCTGCATTGCGTACGTCTGCGAGCTCTGGGATCTGTTCAAGCGCCTGGGAATCCCTCGGCCCAGGCGGTTCTGTGACTACTACACCGCCATGGGCAGAGACGAGCTGCTGGCTCTGGCGGAGTGGGATGCGGCACACAACGGCGCGCGCGTCTTCCCGGGATGGACCCCTTTCGAACATCCGCAGCTGGGGCGAGTCGAGATCGGTGGCTACGATCCACGCATCGGTGTGTGGAATCCACCCGAGGAGGAGCTGGAGGGTATGTGTCGCGTTCAGGCAGATGCCGCGTTACGCGTGGCTGCGCTGGCGCCGCGGCCGGTCCTCGAGCTGCACGCCAGCCGGCTTTCGTCGGGCCTGCACCGCGTTCGCGCGACCGTGGAGAACCACGGCTATCTGCCGACCTACGTACTCGAAGCAGGCCGTCAGCTAGGGATCGGCGCGCCGCTGCGCGCGGAGATCGTCGTGGGCTCTGGTCTGCAGCTGTACGGTGCACCGCGCGTGGAACTCGGGCACCTGGACGGCTGGGGGCGTGGCGTGGGAAGTCGTGACATGGTGTTTCACGTCCCGCGCAGTCGCGGTTCGACGGCTCGGGCCAGCGCGGAGTGGACGGTGAGCGGCAGTGGCATCGTCGAGGTGAAGGTACACAGTCCACGCTTGGGCGAGTACACGAAACGCGTGGAGCTGGGGCCAGAATGA
- a CDS encoding methyltransferase domain-containing protein gives MLAQLPPTATRTAYRAQQTAFLLNCLAAHRVLRTVTGMTIEPSAEALELVRKRYDELLERDLENVERGIYPRSLLFQVPLTAYAKRFPRLVSDFPRTIRRLKAKNFKDLPEDARLEDYPPYFRRNFHWQTDGYFSQRSAELYDVGVEFLFLGTADIMRRQVIPPIVERAAERAESQRLRVLDVACGTGRTLRQIAATLPDAKLFGLDLSPYYLSKARRLLAKASVDASFIADNAERMPLRDDYFDVSISVYLFHELPKRARQNVLREMFRVTKPGGLVVVEDSAQYAEAGPIAFFLERFSQEFHEPYHREYLNDDLVEQLAEAGFEVVRSEPCFVSKLVVGRKPAR, from the coding sequence ATGCTGGCTCAGCTTCCGCCCACCGCCACGCGCACCGCTTACCGTGCGCAGCAAACCGCGTTCTTGCTCAACTGCCTGGCCGCGCATCGCGTGCTCCGCACGGTGACCGGCATGACCATCGAGCCTTCCGCAGAAGCGCTCGAGTTGGTGCGCAAGCGCTACGACGAACTCTTGGAGCGCGACCTGGAAAACGTAGAGCGCGGCATCTACCCACGTTCCCTACTCTTCCAGGTGCCGCTCACGGCCTACGCCAAGCGCTTTCCGCGGCTGGTGTCCGACTTCCCCCGCACCATCCGTCGCCTGAAGGCGAAGAACTTCAAGGACCTCCCCGAAGACGCGCGCCTCGAGGACTACCCGCCCTACTTTCGCCGCAACTTCCACTGGCAAACCGACGGCTACTTCAGTCAGCGCTCCGCCGAACTGTACGACGTCGGGGTGGAGTTCTTGTTCCTCGGCACAGCGGACATCATGCGTCGCCAGGTGATCCCACCCATCGTGGAGCGCGCAGCAGAGCGAGCCGAATCACAACGCTTGCGCGTGCTCGATGTCGCGTGTGGGACGGGACGCACGCTTCGCCAGATCGCTGCCACCTTGCCCGATGCTAAGCTGTTCGGCCTGGACCTTTCGCCCTACTATCTCTCGAAGGCGCGGCGCTTGCTGGCCAAGGCGAGCGTGGACGCCTCGTTCATCGCCGACAACGCTGAGCGCATGCCCCTGCGGGATGACTACTTCGACGTGAGCATCAGCGTGTACCTGTTCCACGAATTGCCGAAGCGCGCGCGGCAGAACGTCCTGCGCGAGATGTTCCGCGTGACCAAGCCCGGCGGCTTGGTCGTCGTGGAGGATTCCGCCCAGTACGCGGAAGCGGGACCCATTGCGTTCTTTCTCGAACGCTTTTCCCAGGAATTCCACGAGCCGTACCACCGCGAGTACTTGAACGACGACCTCGTCGAACAGCTGGCAGAAGCGGGCTTCGAGGTCGTCCGCAGTGAGCCCTGCTTCGTGTCCAAGCTGGTCGTGGGTCGCAAGCCCGCGCGCTGA
- a CDS encoding IgGFc-binding protein, with protein sequence MASVSRLTAVLCGLAGGAGAVLPSCGSDSDGENLVGTGGGAASDAGGDSTICGPGQFRCAGTVATPCDSTAGSPAVDCADEGKKCIDSLGCVTCVPGVGSCKNGVATWCRSDGSEATFECDPVQGMSCEADGCRGACSAAELESSYLGCDYYPTVTLNPVWSGFEFAVAVANAGSSKAKVTITKGGSSVQTSEVAPGALEIFKLPWVSELKGGDVDACQIPPDPGATRIVKAGAYRVRTDQPVTVYQLSPLTYQITPVPAACPIGKNCAPGAFGDDCLAFSNDASLLLPATALSGSYTSATWPAAPNRAGFLAVTATVDGTSVQVSGRGDFTAGAGLDAKGNGTVSLDRGDVLQILSKHDGPAGQFGADISGTRIQASAPVQVIAGHSCANVPEPTTDACDHVEHALLPAETLGKEYLVTFPAALASESPHVVKIVAVEDATSLQFDPAVHPPATLGPTDAPLLLEKLTQDFRITASKPVLVAQLMQGQASVPSGSGDPSLAVAVPTAQFRKDYLFIASSTYDTNFVNVVAPSGSAVTLDGSAIPASEFTAIGSTGYSVARHQLDGQEVHSIQSSAAFGIVVYGYGRFTSFMYPGGLDLERIAPPIVF encoded by the coding sequence ATGGCAAGCGTCTCGCGATTGACGGCAGTGCTGTGTGGGTTGGCTGGCGGCGCGGGGGCAGTCTTGCCATCCTGTGGCAGCGACTCCGACGGCGAAAACCTGGTCGGGACTGGTGGCGGAGCTGCAAGCGACGCGGGCGGTGACTCCACCATCTGTGGACCGGGGCAGTTTCGCTGCGCTGGAACGGTAGCCACTCCTTGTGATTCCACGGCTGGCAGTCCCGCCGTGGACTGTGCGGATGAAGGCAAGAAGTGTATCGATAGCCTGGGCTGCGTCACGTGTGTCCCGGGCGTTGGCAGCTGCAAGAATGGGGTGGCCACGTGGTGTCGTTCCGATGGCTCCGAAGCCACCTTCGAATGTGATCCCGTACAAGGCATGAGCTGTGAGGCTGATGGCTGCCGCGGCGCCTGCTCAGCTGCAGAGCTCGAAAGCAGCTATCTGGGTTGCGACTACTACCCGACGGTGACCCTGAATCCAGTGTGGAGTGGGTTCGAGTTCGCGGTTGCGGTGGCCAATGCCGGAAGCAGCAAGGCCAAGGTGACAATCACCAAAGGGGGAAGCAGTGTGCAGACCAGCGAGGTCGCGCCCGGTGCGCTCGAGATCTTCAAGCTGCCATGGGTGTCGGAGCTCAAGGGTGGTGACGTGGACGCCTGTCAGATCCCGCCGGACCCTGGCGCCACGCGAATCGTCAAAGCAGGTGCCTATCGAGTCCGCACCGACCAACCAGTCACCGTGTATCAATTGAGCCCCTTGACGTACCAGATCACGCCGGTTCCCGCCGCCTGTCCCATCGGCAAGAACTGCGCTCCCGGTGCGTTTGGTGACGACTGCCTGGCCTTTTCCAACGATGCCTCTCTGCTGTTGCCCGCGACTGCGCTGAGCGGCAGCTACACCAGCGCCACGTGGCCCGCGGCGCCGAACCGAGCCGGCTTCCTAGCGGTGACGGCTACGGTCGATGGCACGAGCGTTCAGGTGTCGGGGCGTGGAGATTTCACGGCTGGCGCGGGACTCGATGCCAAAGGCAACGGGACCGTCAGTCTCGATCGCGGCGACGTGCTGCAGATCCTTTCGAAGCACGATGGCCCCGCAGGTCAGTTTGGCGCTGACATAAGCGGAACCCGCATCCAGGCGTCCGCGCCGGTGCAAGTCATTGCAGGCCATTCATGCGCGAACGTCCCGGAGCCCACGACCGATGCCTGCGACCACGTCGAACACGCGCTGTTGCCGGCGGAAACCTTGGGGAAGGAATACCTGGTCACCTTCCCGGCGGCGCTGGCCAGCGAGTCTCCCCACGTGGTGAAGATCGTTGCCGTGGAGGACGCAACCAGCCTGCAATTCGACCCCGCTGTTCACCCGCCCGCCACCCTCGGTCCCACAGACGCCCCACTGCTGCTGGAGAAACTGACCCAGGATTTCAGGATCACCGCCAGCAAGCCAGTCTTGGTAGCTCAGTTGATGCAGGGGCAGGCGTCGGTGCCGAGCGGATCTGGCGACCCGTCCTTGGCCGTGGCCGTACCCACTGCGCAGTTTCGCAAGGACTATCTCTTCATCGCTTCGTCGACCTACGACACGAACTTCGTGAACGTCGTCGCTCCCAGCGGCTCGGCCGTCACCCTCGACGGCTCTGCAATACCTGCGTCGGAGTTCACGGCAATCGGCAGCACGGGCTATTCGGTTGCTCGGCATCAACTCGATGGTCAAGAAGTGCACTCGATCCAGTCGTCGGCCGCGTTTGGCATCGTCGTCTACGGCTACGGGCGCTTCACATCTTTCATGTACCCGGGGGGACTCGATCTGGAACGCATCGCCCCGCCCATCGTGTTCTGA
- a CDS encoding TlpA disulfide reductase family protein produces MTPPQPPTRRRRVLSTLAQVGLLVLLYLGISTWQTRQHLRPSQAPAPDFTLPALDGSTVNLASLRGKTVVLHFWATWCAVCKLEIDSLKSLEESLGPNQVLISVVADGEDAAKIRAFVADRAITYPVLLADEKVVSDYRVSAFPTTYFLSPEGRIVSSTVGLSNRFAYRVRMGCAR; encoded by the coding sequence ATGACCCCTCCACAACCGCCGACGCGACGGCGCCGAGTGCTCTCGACCTTGGCACAAGTGGGCTTGTTGGTACTGCTCTATCTCGGGATATCCACGTGGCAGACGCGACAGCACCTGCGCCCATCCCAGGCACCGGCTCCGGATTTCACTCTACCCGCATTGGACGGCTCGACGGTGAATCTGGCGTCCTTGCGCGGCAAGACCGTGGTGCTCCACTTCTGGGCGACGTGGTGTGCAGTGTGCAAGCTGGAGATCGACTCCCTCAAGTCGTTGGAGGAGTCACTGGGGCCGAACCAAGTGCTGATCAGCGTCGTTGCGGACGGCGAGGACGCAGCAAAGATTCGGGCGTTCGTTGCAGATCGCGCCATCACCTATCCGGTACTTCTGGCTGACGAGAAGGTCGTCTCCGACTACCGCGTGTCCGCGTTTCCCACGACCTACTTCCTGTCGCCGGAAGGCCGAATCGTGTCGTCCACGGTGGGACTATCGAATCGCTTTGCCTACCGTGTCCGCATGGGGTGCGCACGCTGA